The Sulfurospirillum diekertiae genomic sequence TGTTTTATTTTTTCAATTCGTCTTCGTTTTAATTCATGCCTAATGGCTTCTTTTTCAAATCCATCACGGATCACCTCTTGGACACTGACGTCTCCTGTAAAAATTTCATTCCAAATTCCAAGTTTACATGCTTTTTCTTTAACACCATTTCGGTAATTTCCAAGCCAAAGTTTAAGAGGCAATTCAAGGCTTACATGTAAAAGCATTTCATCGCTGATCTCCCCTTCAAAAAAAGGCTGATACTTGAAGGTTTGCAGATAATGATTGGGTGCATCAAGCATCCTAAACCATTGTAAGGAATCTTGCTTTAAACGATTTGCGACGATATAAACAAAATAGTAAGGACGAAGTGCCTCTTCAAAATTTTGCTTGTATCGTAGCAATTCACGTGCAATTTCAAAAAAGTGATTTTCAACTTTACATGTAAAGCATTTTTCAAAGAGCCGAAGCTCATACATGTAAAAGAGTCCATAGTGCAAAAAGGAAGCGCGAAAGAGCTTTTCAAACTCCCATAAAATACGCGGACGACTCAAATCGCTTAGATCAATATTTCGCATCACTTCCGCACTTTGAGGCTCTACCTTAAAGCCAAGGCGTGCACTAAATTGCATAGCACGAAGCACTCTAAGGCTGTCTTCTCTAAAACTTTTTTCATCTATGATAGAGAGCGTCTTATGCGCAATCGCCTCTTTACCACCCCAGAAATCAAGCAACTGTCCGCTAAAGATATTCAGCATCATCGCATTCACACTAAAATCACGACGCCTTGATGCCTCTTTTTCATCTTGACAGATAGCAACTTCAAAGGCAGTATGTCCAACACCGCTTTTGTGCTCAACACGAGGCAGTGAAAAATCGATATTGCCAAGCTTATAGACAAAAAAACTTTTCCCCACACCCACTGCACCCATGCGTGTCATTAAGCGATCAAATGCCTCGGGGGCAATATCATAGACTTCGATATCTAAATCGTGCAAAGGTTCATCTAAACAGAGGTCACGCACGCTGCCCCCTACCAAATAAGCTCGCTTGGTGTAGGGCTTCAAAAATGCAATAGCATTTTGTATTTGTTGATCAAAATGCGCAGGGAAAACGCAATTTAATTTCATTTTTTCGTGGCTTCCATCTGCTCCAGTTGTTCGTCAATCGTTGCTAAAAGGTACTCTAAAAAATTGAGTGTCAAATCTATTTTGGCTTCTATATTTCGATTATTGGGGGATTGGAACCCTTCAAAAAGTACCAAAATACGCTCTCTAAGGTTCATATAAAACTGTTTTTGGCTCTCATGGCAAGACTCTTCTTCACTCTCCTGAGGCATACCATACGCTTTGATCATGTTGATCTCTTCATTAAGTTCTAACAGTGGCTCTGGTTCAAAAGAACCAATTTCAGGTTCAGGTTCACGTATACGCGGTGGTTGAAGTGTTTGTTGTTGCTC encodes the following:
- a CDS encoding CCA tRNA nucleotidyltransferase → MKLNCVFPAHFDQQIQNAIAFLKPYTKRAYLVGGSVRDLCLDEPLHDLDIEVYDIAPEAFDRLMTRMGAVGVGKSFFVYKLGNIDFSLPRVEHKSGVGHTAFEVAICQDEKEASRRRDFSVNAMMLNIFSGQLLDFWGGKEAIAHKTLSIIDEKSFREDSLRVLRAMQFSARLGFKVEPQSAEVMRNIDLSDLSRPRILWEFEKLFRASFLHYGLFYMYELRLFEKCFTCKVENHFFEIARELLRYKQNFEEALRPYYFVYIVANRLKQDSLQWFRMLDAPNHYLQTFKYQPFFEGEISDEMLLHVSLELPLKLWLGNYRNGVKEKACKLGIWNEIFTGDVSVQEVIRDGFEKEAIRHELKRRRIEKIKQVCK
- a CDS encoding CiaD-like domain-containing protein, which gives rise to MELKDMILSTLKELEEVVPKEEQQQTLQPPRIREPEPEIGSFEPEPLLELNEEINMIKAYGMPQESEEESCHESQKQFYMNLRERILVLFEGFQSPNNRNIEAKIDLTLNFLEYLLATIDEQLEQMEATKK